The Terriglobales bacterium genomic sequence TCGGGATCCAAACGGGAATCTACGACATAAAGATAAGCAAGAACGGCCAGCTTCTGTTCAATTATTCCGGAGTCCGCGTGGCGCTGGGAGACGAGACGGTATTCAACATCGATCTGAAGAAGGAGCAGCAGCAGTCCGGCATCAGCGAGGAGCAGCAGAAACAAATTGAGGCCGCCAAACAGGAAAATGCAAAGGTCAAGAACTTGAACGACATGCTGGCGCAGGCGAAGACGGCCGAAGAGAGTGGAAACCTGGAGCAAGCGGTGCAGCTTTTGACCCAAGCCACCGCCACGGATAGCACGCGCGACCTGCTATGGTTCAAGCTTGCCGACTACGAGCGCCTGAGCGCGAACAAGCTAGCTTCGCCATCGGAGAAGGCGGCCCGCTATCAGAAAGCGGCTGAGGATTACAAGAAAGCGATTGCGATCAAACCAACGGGTGCGTACTACAACAATCTGGGTGAGGCACAGGTGAAGAGCGGGGATACGGCAGGAGCGATCGCTTCCTACAACCAGGCGGCGCAAATCGATCCTACGAATGCGGCCCAGTACTTCTACAACGAAGGCGCGGTGCTGACCAACACCGGGAAGGTGGATGAGGCGATTGCGGCATTCGACCGAGCCATCCAAGCCGATCCGGCCAAGGCCGACGCGTACTACTGGAAAGGCGTGAACCTGCTGGGCAAGGCGACCATGAAGGGCAACAAGATGGAAGCACCCCCGGGAACGTCGGAAGCGTTCAACAAGTACCTGGAGTTGCAGCCTAGCGGCCAGTTCGCAGAACCGGCGAAGCAAATGCTGACTTCGATTGGGGCGACCATCGAGACCTCGTTCGGCAAGACCAAAGCCAGTACGAAGACCAAGAAGTAGAGGTTTCAGTGGTCCCAAGATGGCGGCCCGGGCGAAAGCTTCGGGCCGGTTTGTTTGTGGGCTAGCAGGATGGTTCGGGCTGTCGGGCTCACCAACAG encodes the following:
- a CDS encoding tetratricopeptide repeat protein, which codes for MKRNLILWVLVAVLAVPAAWGQFTTFKGQAKDAEGKPITGAIVTLQSKDTGRKYDLKTDKDGKYYSLGIQTGIYDIKISKNGQLLFNYSGVRVALGDETVFNIDLKKEQQQSGISEEQQKQIEAAKQENAKVKNLNDMLAQAKTAEESGNLEQAVQLLTQATATDSTRDLLWFKLADYERLSANKLASPSEKAARYQKAAEDYKKAIAIKPTGAYYNNLGEAQVKSGDTAGAIASYNQAAQIDPTNAAQYFYNEGAVLTNTGKVDEAIAAFDRAIQADPAKADAYYWKGVNLLGKATMKGNKMEAPPGTSEAFNKYLELQPSGQFAEPAKQMLTSIGATIETSFGKTKASTKTKK